The Candidatus Desulfarcum epimagneticum DNA segment CCGGCCGGCGCGCGGTCTTTCAGAAGCGGGGCCAAATTGTCCCCTGTTCCCGCGCTCCTTGAAAACGCCTCTTCAACGCGGCGGGCGAAATCCCCTTTTTTAAATGCGTGCAGATGGGGAAGGGTTCGCGTCAAAACCTCGCTCCAGTCCCCCGGGGGCGTCAGGTTGGGGTCCCCCGCCGTTTCGGCGAAACGGGCGCCGGCGGCCTCCACGCCGTTCATGCGGGTCTCGCCGATGTAGGCCCCGTCCAAAAAAGCGCCGCTCAAATCCGCCCCCGTAAGATCGGCGTTGTAAAGCATGGCGCCGTCCAGGCGGGCCTCGGTGAGATCAACGCCCGACATGCCGGCCTCGGTGAGATCGGCCCCGGAAAAAACAGCGGCGGGCGCCTCCGCGCCATGCAGAAGCGCCCGGGCGACAACAGCCCCCTCCAGAACGGCGTCGCTCAAGTCCGCGCCCCTCATGTCGGCGGCGGTCAAATCCGCCCCTTTCATCCGGGCGCGGATCAGGTGGGCCCGGCGCAGGTCCGCCTCTTTGAGAACGGCTTTTTCAAAATCGGCCCGGTATAACACCGCGCCGGTCAAACGGGCCCGGGTCAAATCCGCCTGATGAAACCCGACGGCGCTCAGGTTGGCCCCATCCAGTCGGGCCCCCCTCAAGTCGGCCTTGTAAAGGCGGCTCTGGGAAAAATCGGCGAAACGCAGGTCCCGGCCCCTCAAATCCGCGCCCTCGGTGAAATCCAGCCACTGGGAAGGGTCCGGCTTTCCCCTGTCCATGTAATAGCGCGCCACGCTCTCACCGGGCTCTTTGGCCACCAGGGTCTTGCCTTTGAGCTGGAGCCGGGGATACAAAAACTCAAAATCCTTTCCCAAAACATTCATATCCATCCAGAGGGAAAAAACCAGAAACAGGCTCGCCGCCGAGACAAGGGCCATCAGAACCGACACCCCCCCCGCCAGGGGCCCTTTTCCGCCGGCCCCGAAGAATCGCCAAAAAAATCCCCCAAAAAACCCAAGGGTCCCGAAAAAGCCCCGCCGCCCTTCCCTCTCATGGCCCTTCTTCTCATGACCGGGGGTTTGGACCACGCTTTCCCAGTAAAGCCCCAAAAGGGACAGGTCCGCGAAAAAAACAAACGAATGCCAAAGGGTCATGGGAAAGCTGTGGAAGGGGGAAAATTTCAGCTGAATGGCCAGAAGCAGCGCCAAAGGAAAAAAATAGGTGGTGATGTAAATCAGACCCAGTATCAGGTAATAATGGGGCTGGCCGGGGCGAAAACGGACAAAAAAGTTGAAGATAAAGGGGGACAGAAGCAGACGGACTTCGTCCCTGGACACCCGGGCGCTCCAGGCCAGGAGCTTTTTCACGTGCTGGGCCAGGCTGAACAGCAGGTTGAAATGAATGGCCGCGATGAGCGGGGGAGCCAGAATGTAAAACCCGAACAAAGGAATCTCGAAATTCACCACCGGCAGGGTCACCCGGCTTTCGGGAATCAGAAGCTGCTCATGGGTGGTGGAGGCGGCCGTGATCAGCATGTACAGGTTGGCCATCAGAAAGGTCAGGAAAAAATGACGGGTTTTTTCCGTGGAACTGTCCAGAAGACTCTTTATTTTTTCAGGATCAACGCCCTGGTTTTTTTCAGGATCAGCGCCCCGGCCGGCGACGGCCGGCTCGGTTCCGGAAGGTTCCATATGCCCCGCCTGTTTGGTTTATGGGAGAATTCGCGCCCGGCTCTCTCTTTTCAATCAGACGCCTTATTGGATTTTATGTACCACATAGAGAGGGGAAAAAAAAGAATAAAATCCACTTTTGGTGTTGCAAGGACAAGGGCAGGCGCTGTATCTATTTTCAGAACCCGCAAAAAACCAAACATCGCCGTTTAAAAAGGAGGATTCCCATGAGCGTTTTTATCGTTGACCCGGACAAATGCGACCGCGACGGTCTGTGCGTTTTGGAATGCCCGGCCCAGATCATCGAGATGGATAAAAACGACCCCGTCCCCCGGCCCTCGGAAATGGCCGGGGACCTGTGCATGGATTGCGGCCATTGCGTGGCCGTGTGCCCGAAGGGGGCGTTTTTCCACCGGTCCATGTCCCCGGATGAATGCCCCCCGCTTCAAAAAGAGCTGCTTTTGGGCCCTGAACAGGCGGCGCATTTCCTGCGATCCCGCCGGTCCATACGGGTGTGGAAAGACAAAAAGGTGGAAAAGGACCTGATTGAAAAACTGATCAAAACCGCCCGTTTCGCGCCCTCGGGCCACAACCTTCAGCCGGTCATGTGGCATGTGATTCACGACCGAAAGGATGTGGAGAAGATGGCCGGCCATGTGGCCGACTGGATGCGGTATATGATGACCGAGCATAAGGATGTGGCGGAGATGATGCATATGGACCTGGTCGTGGAGAAATGGGAAAAGGGAAGCGACGGGATATGCCGGGGCGCGCCCCATGTCATCGTGGCGCATGGCCCCGCGCAGGACCCCACGGCCCAGACCGCGGCCACCATCGCGCTGACCTATCTGGATCTGGCGGCCCACGCCCTGGGTCTGGGATCATGCTGGGCCGGTTTTTTTAACGCGGCGGCCGCCTTCTTTCCTCCCATGCAGAAGGCCCTGGGTCTTCCGGAGGGAAACGCCTGCCTCGGGGCCATGATGCTGGGATATCCCAGGCTCAAATACCACCGGCTGCCCAATAGAAAGGAGCCGGTCATCACCTGGGCATAGGGCCGCGAAAAGACGCCCTCTTGAATTTAATAATACACCGGATCTTCGGCGAACCACGACTCCATCTCCTGTCGGGTTTTGGGATCAAGACGGCCCGCTTTCACCAAAAGGCCCCCGATCCCGGCCTCCCTCAGGGTGTCGATGGAAAGGATATCCTCCACGCTTTTGCCCGGGGCCCAGAAAAAAGTGTAGGCCGAAGTGAGCCTTTTTTTCTTTAAAAATTGGACGCTTTCCCCCATATAGATGAGGTGGTAAGACAAAAGAAAATATCCGGCGGCGGCGGCAAGGGCCACAAGGACCCACATTTTGATTTTTTTCAGCATGAAACGGCTCCCGGTCGGGCGTGTTTTTTTGGATCATAAGCGAACCACAAATAAAGAGGATATCATACCCCGATAAAAAACACGGTGTCAATCCATGATGGATGAAAAGGAGCCTGAATTTGGAGACGGAACTCAAAAAAGCCATTGAGCGGGCGGTCAAAAACGAGCCACTGGCAAAGGCCATGGGAATGGAGCTGGTTGAGCTTGGGCCGGGCCGTTCCGCCGTTGCAATGACCTATGACCCCGTGAAAATGGACAACATTTACGGCCGCGCCCACGGCGGGGCCGTTTTCGCCCTGATCGACGAGGCGTTTGAGACGGCGAGCCAGACCGACGGGACGGTGGCCGTGGCCTTGAACGTCAACGTGACCTATGTGGCCGCCCCCGGGGCCGGGGACCGGCTGAGGGCCGAGGCGAGGATGGCGAGCCGGACCCGGAAAACGTCCCTGTTCGACATCACGGTGACGGACGGCGACGGCGCCCTTATCGCCCGATGCGCCGCGCTGGCCTATCGGACCGGCAAATCAGCGCTTGTGTCTTTAAAGAAAAACGAAAAAGAATAAGGGATAAGAACCGAAAAAAAACTAAGGAATGAAAAAAATGGTCGGGACAGCAGGATTTGAACCTGCGACCCCAGCGTCCCGAACGCTGTGCTCTACCAGGCTGAGCCATGTCCCGACGTTTAAAAGATGACAGCATCGTAAAAAATCCGATCTACTGTGTTATAGCGCTTATTTTTAATTGAGGCATACTACATGTATTGCCTCAATTAAAAATAAGCGCTACGCCTTGTATATCGAATTCTTTACGACGCTGTCCCGTGATTTCTTACGAGTTTATCAAAAAATGGAAACATGAAACATAAATACGGAATATCTCCAAGCGGGTCTTTTCTTATGTCACATTTTACCAATTGTCAATTAAAAAAAGACCCGGCCCTTTACGCGTACGGATTTTTAATGATAATCGTCTCGTCCCGTCCCGGCCCCACAGACACCATGTGAATGGGGACCCCGGTCAGCTCCTCGATTCTCTCCAGGTACCGGATGGCGGCCGCGGGCAGGTCCCCGAAACTTCTGACCTGTGAAATATCCTCGGCCCAGCCCGGCAAGGTCTCATACACCGGCCGGCATTTGGACAGCGTGTGGATGTTCGCCGGGAAATTTGTGATTTCTTTTCCCCCGATATCGTAGGCCACGCAGATTTTGATTTCGTCGAAGCCGCAAAGCACGTCCAGCTTGGTGATGATCAGGCCGTCCAGGGAGTTCAAACGCGCCGCGTTTCTCGCCACCACGGCGTCCAGCCACCCGCACCGCCGCCTTCGCCCGGTGGTGGCGCCGAATTCCGCGCCTTTTTCCTGGAGCCGGTCCCCGTCCGCGTCCAGAAGCTCCGAGGGAAAGGGGCCCATGCCCACCCGGGTGGTGTAGGCTTTGCTGACGCCCAGAACCCATCCGATGTCTTTGGGACCCAGCCCCGTCCCGCAGCAGGCGTTTCCGGCCACCGTGTTGGAGGAGGTCACGTAGGGGTAGGTGCCGTGATCAATGTCCAGATGGGAGCCCTGGGCCCCTTCGAGAAGGATGTGTTTGCCGTCCCGGGCCGCGTCGTGAATTTCTCCCGAGACGTCCCCGATATAGGGAGCCAGGCGTTTCCCGTATTCCAGGTAACGCGCGATGACCGCCTCCGCGTCCACCTTTTCCCTTGAGAAATAGCGCTCCAGGTAAAAATTCTTCTCCCCGATCACTTCCCTTGCCTTTTCAGCGAAGTCGTCCGGATCGGAAAAATCCGTGAACCGGATTCCCTTTCGCATGGCCTTGTCCTCGTAGGCCGGGCCGATTCCCCTTCCGGTGGTGCCGATTTTGCCGTCTTTCGCGGCGGCGTTTTCCCGGGCCGCGTCGATCTCTTTGTGGTGCGGCATAATCACATGGGCCTTTTCACTGATCCTGAGCTTATCCGGGCCCGCGTCGATCCCCTTTTCAGCCAGACGATCAATTTCGCCGATGAGTATCTCAGGATCCACCACGAGCCCGTTTCCGATCAGGCATAATTTCCCCTGGAGAATGCCGGACGGAATCAAGTGGGAGATAAACTGCTCGCCGTCCACGACCATGGTGTGCCCCGCGTTGTTTCCGCCCTGGAACCGGACCACCATATCCGCGTGCTCCGCCAGCAAATCCACTATTTTCCCTTTTCCCTCATCTCCCCACTGTGTTCCGATTATGACAATGTTCGACATTCATGGCTCCTTTTGGCTCTTTTTTCGAGAAAAAAACCGCGAATCAGCTCCGCGCAGTCCCTTTGAAGCGCCCCGGGCTCCACTTCAACGGCATGGTTCAAACGGCGGTCATGGGCGAAATCATACAAAGACCCGGCGGCCCCCCATTTGGGGTCCGGGGCCCCGAACACCACCCGGGCCACCCGGGCGTGAATCAAAGCGCCCATGCACATCACACAAGGCTCCAAAGTAACATACAAAACAGCGTTTAACAACCGGTAATTTCCAATCTTCCGGCAGGCCCGGCGCAGCGCGATCATCTCGGCGTGGGCCGTGGGATCGCAACGGGCGATGGGCGCGTTGTGGCCCACAGCCAGAAGCTCCCCGTCCCCGGACAAAAGGACGGCGCCCACAGGGACCTCATCCATGTCCCGGGCCTTTCGGGCCTCTTTAAGCGCCCGGCGCATCCACATTTCATCATTTGGCGACATCATAAAAAAACCGCCGCGACGCATTTTTTTACGACGCCATCATCATTTTTATTCATGAAAAAATGAACTAGTCATTGACATATCCGCCCGCATATTTTATGAACAGGCATTGATTCCATCCGAGGCCGTCAGATCCGACGGCCTCTTCATGACGTTTTTTTGAGTTCAGACGCGCCCGTAGCTCAGTCCGGATAGAGCGCCGGACTACGAATCCGTAGGTCGCAGGTTCGAATCCTGCCGGGCGCGCCATCCCCGCCTTTTAAGCCCAACTAATAACATTAGTATAATCTCGCGGCGAGGTCAAGAAGAAGCTTGATTTTATACAGGGTAACCGCATTTATAAATCATTTTCCCAGGACTTTCAGCAGACAATCATTATCCCAAACCAACCCTAATGGCTCGCTCAAAAATGGGTTTACATTTTGAAAGCCCATTCATCCGGACATGGGGACCTGGACGTGCACATACAACGCCTTTGGTGAGCTGACCAGTCAGACCAACGCCAAAAACCAGACCGCGACCATTATGACAAGCTCAATCGTCTGACAGGCGCGTCTCTTTCCGGAGCGATCAGCCAAAGCGTCGATTACGCCTATGACGCAAAAGGAAACATGACCTCGAAATCCGGAGTGGGGACATATGTGTACGGGGAAAACAGCGCCGGACCCCATGCCGTGACTTCGGTCACGGTTTCGGATGAAACTTCCCGGACATTTTCCTATGACGACAACGGCAACATGATCCGAAAAACAACGACTTCCGGACAAAGCACAGAAACCATGTCCATTGACTGGACGTCCTTTGACAAGCCGTCCCGGTTCACAAAAGGGGGGCTTGAGAACGCCTTTTTCTACGGGCCGGACCGGGCAAGATGAAAAAAGGCCGTGACCCGGGACGGGGTTGCCGAAAGCGTGACCGTGTATATCGGCAAGGATTATGAGAAAGTGACCGAAAACGGCCAGGATGTCCACAAATATTTTGTTTACGCCGAGGGACAATTGGCGGCCGTCCACAAAAAAATCGGAAACGCGCCGGACGAGACGAGGTATATGCGCCGGGATTCCCTGGGAAGCATCGACACGGTGACAAACGGCCTTGGGGACGTGGAGGAAAAAATGGCCTACGCGCCATTCGGGAGCCCCCGGTCTTTGGACGGGCAGTCTGTGGATTTTTCCCTGTCTTTCACAAACCGGGGATTCACCGGCCATGAGCATATCGATGATATGGGGATCATCCACATGAACGGCCGGGTCTATGATCCTGAGATCGGCCGGTTTTTGTCTCCCGATACTTTCATCCAGGACCCCTGCAACAGTCAGAGCTTTAACCGCTACACTTACTGTTTGAACAATCCCTTGCAGTATACTGATCCGAGCGGACAGTCTTTCAGTGTCATTGTCGCGTATGTGGCGTCCATTTCCTTTGCCGCCGTCGCAAAAGCCGTGGTGGTCGGCGCGCTGATAGGAGCCGCTGTGGGAGGGAGTATGGCGGCTATAAACGGCGGGGATGTGTTGGAGGGAATGAAAGGAGGGGCGATATCCGGAGCTATTTCCGGGGCTATTTTTGGGGGCATACATTTTATTCCCGGGATGGGGGAGGTGGGAACCGCCTTCTCCTCGTTCGGCCAGGCGATGGTTCATGCCGCCGGAGGGGCTTTGTCCGGGGCGATAAGCGCGAGTATCAACGGTTCTGATCTCGGTATGGCAATGGCAGCCGGGGCCATAGGGGCCGGGGTCGCCAAATATGTGGGCGGAAAATTTCTTCACAAAGTAGGTTTTCCCAAAGAATTGGCTGGACGGACCCTTGTGGGCGGCGCTACAGGTGGAATCGGCGCTGAAATCTATGGCAGCGATTTTGGGGAAGGTTTTACGAATGAAGCGGCTTCTGCGGCCATTGGGTTTTTGTGTAATGATCGCCTTACAGCGGGAATGGACGCGCTGGAAAAGGCCAATCGGGAATGGACATATAACAATGAGACCGGCCATGTGTATGGCCCTGATGGCAATCGGGTCACCAGTGAAGGTTATGGAAGAAAAGGCTACTCAGGAATGGGAGTGGGACGAAATAACCCAAGGATGACGGGTGTTAAAGACACTGGCCCCATACCCAAAGGAATGTACAGGATAGGGAAACCATATGAGCATGACGTGGTTAAACAAAAATAGACATTTTTTTAGGCTGATTTTTCATGGTTTTCACTGATTTCAAACATTCCACCCCGGACAAGCCGGAACCAAATAGGGGCTATGCCTTTTTCAAGACAATGAGGGCGGTTTTTTGTCCACGGATTTTGGCCTTTCGGAATTCAATGTCATGGATGAAGCCGAAAGGTTAAGGCGATACCGGCGATATGTGTATGAGGCCGGGGCGTTGAGCCGGCCTGACAAGAGTTTTTCAGGAGCCATTAAAGACGGCGTCCTGGAAAAGGAAAGGCAGGCCGGGTTCAATTTGAGTCGCGTTCAGCGATTTGCATACCGAACCCGGTATTTCAGCGATTCGGGCATCATCGGGTCCAAGGCGTTTGTCATGAAAAACTACCAGCGGTTTAAGGGCCATTTCCAGTGCAAACATGAAAAAAAGCCCAAATCCATCAAGGGTCTTAATGGGATATACTCGTTGAAACGGTTGGCGAACGCCTGATAGATCAGGTGTCAGGAGCGGGGATATCGGTTTCATGGTGACAGACGAAAGCAGATAAAACTTGATAAACGGATTTGCCTTTGAATTATTATTCCGTTTGTGACACTCATTTAATAACTCTATTCGCCTGTCCTTCAAATGGAGCGTTTAAGGTCATTCCAATGGGCGGAATTCAATCCCCCATCCCCTCAGTTTTTATTTTGGGAAATATTTTACTCCCGCAATGCCCTTGAAATCAATATCCCGGGTCCAGACCACAGCGTCATAATCTTTCGCGGTGGCAAGGATGATACTGTCCGCCATGGGCAGCTTGAGCCGCAAACTCAGCTTTGAGGCTGTGATCGCAAGCCTCGCTGTCAGTTCAATCACTTTTCCTTTCCGCATAGCCGCCACAGCCTGCAATGCCTGATTTTCGCCTGATTCCCGAAAAACGACTTTAAACACTTCGTAAATGGTGATGACTGGAACGATAAGCGATTGTATATCCTGAATGGGCGCGTGAAAATTTTCGGCTGAAGGCTCATCGGCAAAATAGGACAGCCAGCCTGAAGAATCTATCACATTCATACTCTGTCCCGTTCACGATCAAACTCCGTGTTGATGCCTTTCACGAATCCACGTAATTCAGAAATGTCCATATCAGGGATAAGCTCAATTCTTCCCTCATATTCGATAACCTGCATTTTCTGTCCGGGCTTAAGGTCCATGGATTTTATGACATTTTGGGGGAGCGCCACTTGAAATTTTGGAGACACTGTCACAGTTTGCATATTGGAATCCTCCTTTGACTGAATTCAAGTGTCACAATAGCGTCATCGATAAAAATTTTCAATGATTAAAATAGCGCCTGAACGAAAGCCTGCGCGATTTTGATTTTATCAAGTATTATCGGCCTGTCTCCATTTTGACCATTTAACGGAAGAGTTCTCATATGACAGTCTCAATCGTCTGACAACCGCTGATCTTTCCGGTCAGATCGACGACAGCGTCTCTTATCAATATAACGCCATGGGGACATATGTGTACGGGGAAAACAGCGCCGGACCCCATGCCGTGACTTCAGCCGGAAGCCATACATTTCAATATGACGACAACGGCAACATGATCCGAAAAACAACGACTTCCGGACAAACCACAGAAACCATGTCCATTGACTGGACGTCCTTTGACAAGCCGTCTCTGTTTACAAAAGGGGATATTAAAAACGCCTTTTTCTACGGGCCGGACCGGGCAAGATACAAAAAGACCGTGACCCGGGACGGGGTCGCCGAAAGCGTGACCGTGTATATCGGCAAGGATTATGAGAAAGTGACCGAAAACGGCCAGGATGTTCACAAATACTTTGTTTACGCCGAAGGGCAGCTGGCGGCCGTGCACAAGAAAATCGGAAACGCGCCGGGCGAGACGAGGTATATGCACCGGGATTCCCTGGGAAGCATCGACACGGTGACAAACGGCCTTGGGGACGTGGAGGAAAAAATGGCCTACGCGCCATTCGGAAGCCCCCGGTCTTTGGACGGGCAGTCTGTGGATTTTTCGCTGTCTTTCACAAACCGGGGATTCACCGGTCATGAGCATATCGATGACATGGGGATCATCCACATGAACGGCAGGGTCTATGATCCTGAGATCGGCCGGTTCATGTCGCCGGACACTTTCATCCAGGATCCTTACAGCAGCCAGAGTTTTAACCGCTACACTTACTGTTTGAACAATCCTTTGCAGTATACTGATCCGAGTGGGCATTTTTTTGGATGCATCGTCGCGGCTATTGTGGCCATCGCCACCAATCCCGTCGTGGTGGGCATCGCAGCCGGGGCCTTAGCGGGAGCCGCCATCGGCGCCGCCGTCGGGGGGGCTATGGCGGCCATCAACGGCGGGGATGTGTTGGAGGCAATGAAAGGAGGGGCGATATCCGGGGCTATCTTTGGGGGTATACATTTTATTCCCGGGATGGGGGAGGTGGGAACCGCCTTCTCCTCGTTCGGCCAGGCGATGGTTCATGGCGCCGGAGGGGCGCTGTCCGGGGCGATAACCGCGAGCATCAATGGCTCTGATCTCGACATGGCAATGGTGACGGTCGCCATAGGGGCCGGGGTCGCCAAATATGTGGGCGGGAAATTTTTTCACGGAAAAAGTTTCCCCAAAGAATTGGCTGGACGAACCCTTGTGGGCGGCGCTACAGGTGGAATCGGCGCTGAAATCTATGGCGGCGATTTCGGGAATGGATTTACGAATGGCATGGCCAATGCCGCGGTTACTGCGGCCATTGGGTTTTTGTGTAATGATATGTATGATGAATTGTATGATTGGGGCGATGAGGGAATATATGAGGAAGTAGGAACCTGCGGTAGTGGGTGGAATGAACCATTTGTCGCAGACAATCCAAGTGGTTTCGCTTTTGCAGAAGTCATGATCTTGGTTATGGCTCATTGGGATGGTTAGAACAAAAACCACGAAGCTATTATGATTTAAAATTTAAAGAAGAATTGTTGGCAGTCTGTTCCGAGATCCGTAGACCAATGCGACATGTAGCCTGCAAAAAAACGGCAATGCGTTATTATAAAGTGGTTGATTCCATGGGGGGAAGTGCATTCGAAAAGGGGCAAATGAAAGAAGAGGAAAAAGCGTTTAAAAGAATTCTGCCAAAAAACAATTAACCCGGTAAACTCCCGGCTTTGCCGGGGAGACTTGTGGAGTTTGAAAGTTCCGGGAATATGGTGAAACCTCCTTTTTGTGAACGGCACAGAGGGGAGGCTTCATAAAGAGGAGGTTTCTAACTTCGAAAAACGAAATATATTTTTTATTGAGTAAAGACAAATAGTTAGACAAAAAAAATATTTGTTAAGCATCTGGTTTTCTTGATAAGATTTATTGGGGGCATACTATGATACGCAAACTGTCAATAACCGTATTAAGCATAGGATTTTTTCTTCATATACACACGTTTATGTTTAAAATTAAAGAGGGTTTTGAATTTGAATTGTCGGAATTCCTATTTTTATCATTATTGCCTTACATAATCTGCTTAACAGTATTTTTCACAAAACAAAAATCTTTTATGCCTTTTTTGGGGTCTGCAATACCCTTGTTCATTGATATTATTACATATTATTCAGTATTTATAAACCCAAAATCTTCTACA contains these protein-coding regions:
- a CDS encoding membrane hypothetical protein (Evidence 5 : Unknown function), giving the protein MEPSGTEPAVAGRGADPEKNQGVDPEKIKSLLDSSTEKTRHFFLTFLMANLYMLITAASTTHEQLLIPESRVTLPVVNFEIPLFGFYILAPPLIAAIHFNLLFSLAQHVKKLLAWSARVSRDEVRLLLSPFIFNFFVRFRPGQPHYYLILGLIYITTYFFPLALLLAIQLKFSPFHSFPMTLWHSFVFFADLSLLGLYWESVVQTPGHEKKGHEREGRRGFFGTLGFFGGFFWRFFGAGGKGPLAGGVSVLMALVSAASLFLVFSLWMDMNVLGKDFEFLYPRLQLKGKTLVAKEPGESVARYYMDRGKPDPSQWLDFTEGADLRGRDLRFADFSQSRLYKADLRGARLDGANLSAVGFHQADLTRARLTGAVLYRADFEKAVLKEADLRRAHLIRARMKGADLTAADMRGADLSDAVLEGAVVARALLHGAEAPAAVFSGADLTEAGMSGVDLTEARLDGAMLYNADLTGADLSGAFLDGAYIGETRMNGVEAAGARFAETAGDPNLTPPGDWSEVLTRTLPHLHAFKKGDFARRVEEAFSRSAGTGDNLAPLLKDRAPAGRFFEIRAKLACESPFIAAGMRRLCADPWMATVLAPDTPPDQDPAQILTDALDAYLKAGCQGLTQK
- a CDS encoding Ferridoxin, whose product is MSVFIVDPDKCDRDGLCVLECPAQIIEMDKNDPVPRPSEMAGDLCMDCGHCVAVCPKGAFFHRSMSPDECPPLQKELLLGPEQAAHFLRSRRSIRVWKDKKVEKDLIEKLIKTARFAPSGHNLQPVMWHVIHDRKDVEKMAGHVADWMRYMMTEHKDVAEMMHMDLVVEKWEKGSDGICRGAPHVIVAHGPAQDPTAQTAATIALTYLDLAAHALGLGSCWAGFFNAAAAFFPPMQKALGLPEGNACLGAMMLGYPRLKYHRLPNRKEPVITWA
- a CDS encoding conserved hypothetical protein (Evidence 4 : Unknown function but conserved in other organisms), which translates into the protein MLKKIKMWVLVALAAAAGYFLLSYHLIYMGESVQFLKKKRLTSAYTFFWAPGKSVEDILSIDTLREAGIGGLLVKAGRLDPKTRQEMESWFAEDPVYY
- a CDS encoding Thioesterase — protein: METELKKAIERAVKNEPLAKAMGMELVELGPGRSAVAMTYDPVKMDNIYGRAHGGAVFALIDEAFETASQTDGTVAVALNVNVTYVAAPGAGDRLRAEARMASRTRKTSLFDITVTDGDGALIARCAALAYRTGKSALVSLKKNEKE
- the purA gene encoding adenylosuccinate synthetase (Evidence 2a : Function from experimental evidences in other organisms; PubMedId : 10346917, 10364182, 10496970, 14002128, 1733940, 2061308, 2108156, 3058695, 7490761, 8961938, 9000627, 9298646; Product type e : enzyme), producing MSNIVIIGTQWGDEGKGKIVDLLAEHADMVVRFQGGNNAGHTMVVDGEQFISHLIPSGILQGKLCLIGNGLVVDPEILIGEIDRLAEKGIDAGPDKLRISEKAHVIMPHHKEIDAARENAAAKDGKIGTTGRGIGPAYEDKAMRKGIRFTDFSDPDDFAEKAREVIGEKNFYLERYFSREKVDAEAVIARYLEYGKRLAPYIGDVSGEIHDAARDGKHILLEGAQGSHLDIDHGTYPYVTSSNTVAGNACCGTGLGPKDIGWVLGVSKAYTTRVGMGPFPSELLDADGDRLQEKGAEFGATTGRRRRCGWLDAVVARNAARLNSLDGLIITKLDVLCGFDEIKICVAYDIGGKEITNFPANIHTLSKCRPVYETLPGWAEDISQVRSFGDLPAAAIRYLERIEELTGVPIHMVSVGPGRDETIIIKNPYA
- the tadA gene encoding tRNA-specific adenosine deaminase (Evidence 2a : Function from experimental evidences in other organisms; PubMedId : 12110595; Product type e : enzyme); this encodes MRRGGFFMMSPNDEMWMRRALKEARKARDMDEVPVGAVLLSGDGELLAVGHNAPIARCDPTAHAEMIALRRACRKIGNYRLLNAVLYVTLEPCVMCMGALIHARVARVVFGAPDPKWGAAGSLYDFAHDRRLNHAVEVEPGALQRDCAELIRGFFLEKRAKRSHECRTLS
- a CDS encoding hypothetical protein (Evidence 5 : Unknown function), whose protein sequence is MTSKSGVGTYVYGENSAGPHAVTSVTVSDETSRTFSYDDNGNMIRKTTTSGQSTETMSIDWTSFDKPSRFTKGGLENAFFYGPDRAR
- a CDS encoding hypothetical protein (Evidence 5 : Unknown function), which produces MTRDGVAESVTVYIGKDYEKVTENGQDVHKYFVYAEGQLAAVHKKIGNAPDETRYMRRDSLGSIDTVTNGLGDVEEKMAYAPFGSPRSLDGQSVDFSLSFTNRGFTGHEHIDDMGIIHMNGRVYDPEIGRFLSPDTFIQDPCNSQSFNRYTYCLNNPLQYTDPSGQSFSVIVAYVASISFAAVAKAVVVGALIGAAVGGSMAAINGGDVLEGMKGGAISGAISGAIFGGIHFIPGMGEVGTAFSSFGQAMVHAAGGALSGAISASINGSDLGMAMAAGAIGAGVAKYVGGKFLHKVGFPKELAGRTLVGGATGGIGAEIYGSDFGEGFTNEAASAAIGFLCNDRLTAGMDALEKANREWTYNNETGHVYGPDGNRVTSEGYGRKGYSGMGVGRNNPRMTGVKDTGPIPKGMYRIGKPYEHDVVKQK
- a CDS encoding conserved hypothetical protein (Evidence 4 : Unknown function but conserved in other organisms) → MSTDFGLSEFNVMDEAERLRRYRRYVYEAGALSRPDKSFSGAIKDGVLEKERQAGFNLSRVQRFAYRTRYFSDSGIIGSKAFVMKNYQRFKGHFQCKHEKKPKSIKGLNGIYSLKRLANA
- a CDS encoding VapC toxin family PIN domain ribonuclease; the encoded protein is MNVIDSSGWLSYFADEPSAENFHAPIQDIQSLIVPVITIYEVFKVVFRESGENQALQAVAAMRKGKVIELTARLAITASKLSLRLKLPMADSIILATAKDYDAVVWTRDIDFKGIAGVKYFPK
- a CDS encoding AbrB family transcriptional regulator, producing MQTVTVSPKFQVALPQNVIKSMDLKPGQKMQVIEYEGRIELIPDMDISELRGFVKGINTEFDRERDRV
- a CDS encoding hypothetical protein (Evidence 5 : Unknown function); translation: MGTYVYGENSAGPHAVTSAGSHTFQYDDNGNMIRKTTTSGQTTETMSIDWTSFDKPSLFTKGDIKNAFFYGPDRARYKKTVTRDGVAESVTVYIGKDYEKVTENGQDVHKYFVYAEGQLAAVHKKIGNAPGETRYMHRDSLGSIDTVTNGLGDVEEKMAYAPFGSPRSLDGQSVDFSLSFTNRGFTGHEHIDDMGIIHMNGRVYDPEIGRFMSPDTFIQDPYSSQSFNRYTYCLNNPLQYTDPSGHFFGCIVAAIVAIATNPVVVGIAAGALAGAAIGAAVGGAMAAINGGDVLEAMKGGAISGAIFGGIHFIPGMGEVGTAFSSFGQAMVHGAGGALSGAITASINGSDLDMAMVTVAIGAGVAKYVGGKFFHGKSFPKELAGRTLVGGATGGIGAEIYGGDFGNGFTNGMANAAVTAAIGFLCNDMYDELYDWGDEGIYEEVGTCGSGWNEPFVADNPSGFAFAEVMILVMAHWDG
- a CDS encoding hypothetical protein (Evidence 5 : Unknown function), whose product is MRHVACKKTAMRYYKVVDSMGGSAFEKGQMKEEEKAFKRILPKNN